In the genome of Streptomyces sp. 846.5, the window CAAGGCGATCCTGCGCGCCTCCGGCCACAAGGCCCTGCACGACGAGGAGGCCGCCTACGCCAAGCAGGTCGCCGCGGCAAACGCCGCGGCCACCGACAGCCGCGGCATCGTCCAGGACTGGTACGCCTTCACCCTGTCCTTCAAGGGCGTGCTGCTCGAAGGGCTCGAAGTCGCCTTCATCGTCGTCACCTTCGGCAACAACCAGCGCGACGTCCCGGTGGCCGCCCTCGGCGCCCTGGCCGCCGCCCTGGCCGTCGCCGCGGTCGGCGTCGCCGTGCGGGCGCCGCTGGCCAGGGTCCCGGAGAACACCATGAAGTTCGTGGTCGGCACCATGCTCACCGCCTTCGGCCTGTTCTGGTCGACCGAGGGGGCCGGCGCGCACTGGCCCGGCTCCGACACCGCGCTGCTGGTCCTGGTCCCGGCCGTGGCCCTGCTGGCCCTCGGCTACACCGCACTGCTGCGCCGCCCCGAGACCCCCGAGCCGCCACTCCCCCGCACTCAGGCCGAAGGAATCGTCCGATGAGCAAGCTCCGCGCCTTTGGTGCGTTCTGGTACGACTTCCTGGTCGGCGACGACTGGCGGGTCGCCCTCGGCGTGGTGGTCTCGCTGGCCGCCTGCGCCGGCCTGGTCAAGGCCGGGGTGGACGCCTGGTGGCTGCTGCCGGTCGCCGTCGCGGTCCTGCTGGGACTGTCGCTGCGCCGGGCCGTGGCCTCCGGGCGCAAGGGCTGAGCCGTCTCCCGAATCCGTCCCACCCGCCCATTTGGTCACCTTGACGATAACTGGATTCCTCGATACCGTCTATCTGACGACAAGGGGGGCCTGCCATGGCCGACATCAACAAGCGCTTCGGGCTGCGACACCTGCGCGCCGCACCCACCTCGCACATCCGCCACCTGCGCCGCGGCCAGATCGCCCACGAGGGCGCCGGGATCGCCTTCTGGTTCCGGCCGCTGGTCGCTGCGCTCTCCGAAGTGCCAGTAGACGACCGCGAGTTGGCCATGCTGTTCCACGGCCGCACCGCCGACTTCCAGGACGTGACCGTGCAGGCCACGGTCACCTTCCGGATCACCGACCCGGCAGCAGCAGCCACCCGGCTCGACTTCGGCATCGACCCGGACACCGGGGTGTGGCGCGCCGCGCCGCTGGAGCAGATCGGCTCGCTGCTCACCGAGACCGCCCAGCAGCACGCCCTGCACCTGCTCGCCCGCACCGCGCTGGCCGAGGCACTTGTCGACGGCGTCGCCTCGGTACGGGCCCGGATGGCCGAGGGCCTGGCCGCCGAACCCCGGCTGGCCGAGACCGGCCTTGAGGTCATCGCGGTACGGGTGGTCGCGCTGCGGCCCGAGCCCGAGGTCGAGCGGGCCCTGCGCACACCCGCCCGCGAGCAGATCCAGCAGGAGGCGGACCGGGCGACCTTTGAGCGCCGCGCCGTCGCCGTCGAGAACGAGCGCGCCATCTCCGAGAACGAACTGGAGAGCAGGATCGAACTCGCCCGCCGTGAGGAGCAGTTGGTCGCCCAGCAGGGTGCCAACGCCCGCCGGCTGGCCGAGGAGGAGTCCGCCGCGGCGGCCGTCCGCACCGAGTCCGAGGCAGCGCGGCGGACCACCCTGGCCACCGCGGAGGCCGAGGCGGTACGCACCATCGGCGCCGCCACCGCCGCCGCCGAGGCGGACCGGCTCGGCGCGCACCAGCAGGTCGACCCGGCCGTGCTGCACGCGCTGGCGCTGATCGAGCTGGCCGGGAACCTGCCCAAGGTGAACCAACTGACGCTCACCCCGGACCTGCTGACCGACCTGCTGGGCAGGCTGGCGCGATGAGCCTGGCCCCGCGCGCCGTCCTGGTCCACCGACGCACCGAGTACCAGGAGTTGATCGACCGTCACAGTACGCGTGGCCAGGCCGAGTTCTTCCTGCGCACCCGGGGTCGGGAGATCGGCGAGGTCGAGCGGCGGCACCAACTGGCTGAAGCCGCCCTCACCGAGGTCGCCGGGGCGGTCCCGGCGGACTGGCGGCACGCCCGAGTGGAGCGCACGGACCTGTCCCGTTTCCTGTTCGCGCCCGACGACGTGGTGGTCGTCGTCGGCCAGGACGGGCTGGTCGCCAACGCCGCCAAGTACCTCGAAGGACAGCCGGTGCTGGGCATCGACGCCGAACCCGGCCGCAACCCCGGCGTCCTGGTCCGGCACCGGGCCTCCGACGCCGCCAAGCTGCTGCGGGCCGCGGTGGAACCGGGGGTCGAGGCGCGACTGGACCAGCGCACCATGGTGGAGGCGGTCGCCGACGACACCCAGCGGCTGCTGGCCCTCAACGAGATCTACCTGGGCCAGCCCGGACACCAGACCGCCCGCTACCGCCTCCGGGCCGGGAGCGCGCCCGAGCAGCAGCAGGACGAGCCGCAGGCCAGTTCCGGCGTCCTGGTCGGCACCGGCACCGGGGCCACCGGCTGGTGCCGCTCCGCCTGGCTGGAGCGGCACAGCTCGCTCCGGCTGCCGGCACCCGACGACCCCGCGCTGGCCTGGTTCGTCCGCGAGGCATGGCCCTCGCCCACCACCGGAACCGACCAGGTCCAGGGCCTGCTCGGCGCGGACCAGAGGCTCTCCCTCACGGTGGAGTCCGACCGCCTGGTCGCCTTCGGCGACGGAATCGAGGCCGACGCCCTGGAGCTGACCTGGGGCCAGGTCGTCCAGGTCGGCGTCGCCACGACCCGGCTGCGGCTGCTCGGCTGAGCCCGACGCCCGACCCCGACGGTTCCGGCGTCACGCCGGTTGCAGCTCGGCGACCTGCGCCTCCCGGTTCCTGACCGGCCGGGTCACCTGCTTCGCCAGGCACGACGGCATCCCCGCCGTGACGCCCGCCTCGCGGCGCTGGTAGGCGCTGGGCGGCAGGCCGACCAGTTCGGTGAAGCGGGTGCTGAAGGTGCCCAGCGACGAGCAGCCGACCGCGAAGCAGACCTCGGTGACACTGAGGTCGCCACGGCGCAGCAGCGCCATCGCGCGCTCGATCCGACGCGTCATCAGATAGGCGTACGGCGGCTCGCCGTACGCCAGCCGGAACTGGCGGCTGAGGTGCCCGGCCGACATGTGCACGCCCCGGGCGAGCGCCTCGACGTCCAGCGGCTCCGCGTACTCACGGTCGATCCGGTCACGGACCCGGCGCAACCGCGCGAGATCGCTCAGGCGCTGGGCCTCGGCACGTGCGTGCGCCCATCCGGGACGGCACATGGGAGAACTCCCTTCGTCGTTGGGCTGGACGGCTCAGCGAAGCTCCTGGATGCGGACCAGGTTGCCCGCCGGATCGCGGAAGGCGCAGTCCCGGATGCCGTACGGCTGCTCGGTCGGCTCCTGGACCACCTCGGCGTCACCGGCCTGCACCTTCTCGAAGGTGCCGTCGAGGTCCCGGGTGGCCAGCAGGATCCAGCCGTAGGTGCCCTTGGCCATCATCTCGGCGATGGTGCGGCGCTCGTCCTCGGTGATCCCCGGGTCGACGGCCGGCGGCGCCAGCAGGATGGACGTGCTGGGCTGGCCCACGGGGCCGACCGTGATCCAGCGCATCCTGCCCTGTCCGACGTCGCTGCGGACCTCGAAGCCGAGGACGTCGCGGTAGAAGGCCACGGACGCGTCCGGGTCGTCGTGCGGAAGGACGCTGGTGTGAATGGTGATATCCATGCCTGTCACGTTAGCTTCGGCCCGGCGCCGGCACTTCTCGATTCCTGACCGGTTCGGCCAAACGGTCCCGGCCTGCGCCCCCGGTTGACGGGGGCGCAGGCCGGGACGGTTCCTTCAGGATCTGACGGTCACAGCCGTCGTACTGTCAGGACGGGCCCGTCCACTGCTGGTTGGCCCCGCCGGTGCAGTCCCAGATCTCGGCCTGGGTGCCTGCCGTGGTGGACCAGCCGGTGTCGTCCAGGCACTTGTTGGACTGCGGGTTGTAGTAGGACCCGTTGGACTCGTGCACCCAGACCTGGGCCCCGGTGTTGTTGCAGTCGTAGAGGTCCACGACCGTGCCGTTCGCCGTGCCGCCTCCGTTGATGTCCAGGCACTTCCCGAGGACGTGCAGGGTGGTGCCGGCCTGGACGTAGGTCCACTGCTGCGCGGTGCTGCCGTTGCAGGTGTAGACCTGGATCGGGTTGAAGTTGGCGGTGCTGGCGGAACGGTCGTCCAGGCACAGGCCGCCGTAGCCGGTGACAGCGCTGCCGGTCGTGCCGCCGCCCCCGCTGCTGCCGGTGGTCGTGTAGGCCGCGACGTAGCCGACGCTCATGGTCGCGCCGGAGCTGGTGGAGGAGGTCGGCGTGGTGCAGCCGCAGACGCCGTTGGGGAATCCGCCGCCGATGGCCAGGTCGAAGATGATCGACAGGTTGTGGTCGAAGGCTGCCTGCCAGGTGCTGGCGCCGACCTGACTCTCACTCACGCTGAAGTACTGGTTTCCGTCGAGGTACCAGGTGATGGTCTCTGCCGAGGTGTTGGTCCGGTCGAGGATCATCGAGTAGGTGTGGTACCCGGTCTGGCAGCCGGAGCAGGCGCGCAGCCCGCTGCCGATGCCGTTGCCCTCGTTGCACACGCCGCCGGGGTAGGTGCCGCAGTGGATCGTCCCGGCCACCTGGGACAGGGCGTTGACGTCCTCCATGATGTCGATCTCGCCGTTCTCGGGCCACTGGCCCGGGCCCAGCATCCAGAACGCGGGCCAGTAGCCGAGGCCGCTGCCCGGGTTCGGCTGCTGGATCGACGCGGTGACCTCCAGCTTGCCCCCGGCCGGCGCGCCGACGTTGGCACTCGGCGTCTGGATCCGTCCCGAGGTCCAGCTGCCGCCGTTGTTGATCGCGGTGATGTTCAGGTGGCCGTTGCCGTCGAGGTGGACGTTGCTGGTCGAGTTGGTCATGGTCTCGATCTCGCCGGTCCCGAAGTTCGACCCGGGACCGGTGTCGTAGATCCAGTTCGACGACGACGGCGCGCTGCCGGACGCACCGGCGAAGCTGTCACTGAACACCGTCGACCAACCCGACGGCGCCCCCGGCACGGTGACCGCGTTGGCGGTACCGGGGAAGGTCATGTACGCCGCGACCAGCGCGACCGTCGCCAGCAGCACCCCGGCGCGGGTCCGGCGCAGGAACCGCAGGAGAGAGAGCCCGCGCCGTGGGGAGCGCGGGGTTCGTGCATGTGTACCGGTCATCTACGACTCCCAAGAGTGCGCCGCGAACTGCCGTGTGGGGACGGGAGTTCCAGCACGGTTCCGAAACAGGGACGGCAGGGCGTGCCGTCGTGAGAGCGCTCTCACATTAGATCTGAGGGAACTATCGACCTTGGCATGGACACGAGTCAATGCCTGCGTCGCAGATTGGTCTAAACAAGCGTCAGCGCACCGGCTGGGTGGCGTCGGCGGCGTCGGCGGCGTCGGCGGCGTCGGCGGCGTCGGCGGCTGCCGCGGACCGACCGTCAGCGTTCTCCTCGGCCGCAGGCCGTACCCGCCCAGGCAGGAAGGACGCGACAGCGAGGGCGAAGAGGGCTGCGCCGCTGCCGACGGCCATGACGGTGCGGAAGCCGGTGAGGGTGGAGACGGCGAAGCCGTGGAAGCGGACGGTCATGTGGGCGAGGATCACGCCGGCGACGGCGCTGGCGACGGAGGTGCCGAAGGCGCGCATCAGGCTGTTGAGGCTGTTGGCCGCAGCCGTCTCGCCCGGCGGCACGGCGGACATGATGAGGGACGGCATGGCCGCGTAGGCGAGTCCGATCCCGGCTGCG includes:
- a CDS encoding SPFH domain-containing protein, whose product is MADINKRFGLRHLRAAPTSHIRHLRRGQIAHEGAGIAFWFRPLVAALSEVPVDDRELAMLFHGRTADFQDVTVQATVTFRITDPAAAATRLDFGIDPDTGVWRAAPLEQIGSLLTETAQQHALHLLARTALAEALVDGVASVRARMAEGLAAEPRLAETGLEVIAVRVVALRPEPEVERALRTPAREQIQQEADRATFERRAVAVENERAISENELESRIELARREEQLVAQQGANARRLAEEESAAAAVRTESEAARRTTLATAEAEAVRTIGAATAAAEADRLGAHQQVDPAVLHALALIELAGNLPKVNQLTLTPDLLTDLLGRLAR
- a CDS encoding NAD(+)/NADH kinase, which translates into the protein MSLAPRAVLVHRRTEYQELIDRHSTRGQAEFFLRTRGREIGEVERRHQLAEAALTEVAGAVPADWRHARVERTDLSRFLFAPDDVVVVVGQDGLVANAAKYLEGQPVLGIDAEPGRNPGVLVRHRASDAAKLLRAAVEPGVEARLDQRTMVEAVADDTQRLLALNEIYLGQPGHQTARYRLRAGSAPEQQQDEPQASSGVLVGTGTGATGWCRSAWLERHSSLRLPAPDDPALAWFVREAWPSPTTGTDQVQGLLGADQRLSLTVESDRLVAFGDGIEADALELTWGQVVQVGVATTRLRLLG
- a CDS encoding helix-turn-helix transcriptional regulator → MCRPGWAHARAEAQRLSDLARLRRVRDRIDREYAEPLDVEALARGVHMSAGHLSRQFRLAYGEPPYAYLMTRRIERAMALLRRGDLSVTEVCFAVGCSSLGTFSTRFTELVGLPPSAYQRREAGVTAGMPSCLAKQVTRPVRNREAQVAELQPA
- a CDS encoding VOC family protein, whose product is MDITIHTSVLPHDDPDASVAFYRDVLGFEVRSDVGQGRMRWITVGPVGQPSTSILLAPPAVDPGITEDERRTIAEMMAKGTYGWILLATRDLDGTFEKVQAGDAEVVQEPTEQPYGIRDCAFRDPAGNLVRIQELR
- a CDS encoding ricin-type beta-trefoil lectin domain protein — protein: MTGTHARTPRSPRRGLSLLRFLRRTRAGVLLATVALVAAYMTFPGTANAVTVPGAPSGWSTVFSDSFAGASGSAPSSSNWIYDTGPGSNFGTGEIETMTNSTSNVHLDGNGHLNITAINNGGSWTSGRIQTPSANVGAPAGGKLEVTASIQQPNPGSGLGYWPAFWMLGPGQWPENGEIDIMEDVNALSQVAGTIHCGTYPGGVCNEGNGIGSGLRACSGCQTGYHTYSMILDRTNTSAETITWYLDGNQYFSVSESQVGASTWQAAFDHNLSIIFDLAIGGGFPNGVCGCTTPTSSTSSGATMSVGYVAAYTTTGSSGGGGTTGSAVTGYGGLCLDDRSASTANFNPIQVYTCNGSTAQQWTYVQAGTTLHVLGKCLDINGGGTANGTVVDLYDCNNTGAQVWVHESNGSYYNPQSNKCLDDTGWSTTAGTQAEIWDCTGGANQQWTGPS